The Fulvia fulva chromosome 13, complete sequence genome window below encodes:
- a CDS encoding Linear gramicidin synthase subunit D, with amino-acid sequence MSVIDTSKDLCALFSTQVARTPNAVALEDEAETYTYKQLAHKVDELAERLRKHHIKRDSLVGVLLPRSADYVIACLASLQAGGAFLVLELAYPPDLLVDVLEDATPAVIITNSSATGKIKDGTPTIVLDEARDQPNGLSNGDRATNGDHDTNGTQNENGYTNGHTTGVGTDENDLERLAFVAYSSGTTGKPKGIANPHRAAVLSYDLRFRVSDSQPGDRVACNVFFVWEILRPLLRGATVIAVPDEVSYDPVALVDLLATKKTTETLMTPTLLAAVLARFPDIESRLADLRTLWLNGEVVTADLARRASKALPKVRLLNVYSACETHEIACGDVRELLDDEATYCPVGRPLEPEYVHVLDEEGNEVEAGTSGELYVGGDLLARGYLNRPEVTASAFLPDRFNEKDPEARLYRTGDLAILHSSGVLEITGRTGSMIKLRGYSVVPAKVEDTITKHLSVRHCAVVSHGDGLDRQLVVYFVRDDEISGRPQVETDDHGHSPSARKVVSDYLAQYMIPTLWVEMDELPTNSVSGKVDLKSLPPPPMPSTTNGTSTPEDPIRLNDIAEVWAATLGISQATLKPEHSFFDLGGHSLSLAALASKLSRRFGIRVPVGRLAEPADLQSHLLTVREVRDGTIAAVQSDLPAALRKDSSLDRDIEPNGAKICALKDAKTILLTGATGFLGAFLLNELLEGTSAQITCLVRSQEPSDEDKPGCTARLRKNLIDLGLWRDSIMERVEIIPGDLPRKRLGLSTDVFADLAGRVQVIVHAAAQVNLVYPYAALRGSNVDGTREILRLACLGGATVQYVSTNGVLPPSESGHGWPEDSMLYVDAVPEKIPDGYGQTKWAAEQLVLEAGRRGLPVRILRAGTISGHSSSGSANAWDLLTALFVESIHLGFYPDVPGWRAEMTPVDFVSKAIVHLGNQTHAKQLVFHLGDPDPVETKTVFQHFTELGYPTEPLAFDEWVQLWHDRRGTAKGGDGAFTIDILRSGMPSVNFLRDIVVLNNAQTRPFRAIVERPKVDGVLLETYARHWFARGWMNKPPSRHTALGGSALSVKRSILSGRVAVITGASSGIGAAVAVALAQEGCHLVLAARRTDALESLKRRLVVREGKVITKRTDVTSKADVDDLFATTVRELGPVDILVSCAGVMYFTTMAAAHTDEWNTTVDVNCKGLLHCLAATVPAMLARYTTHSIPSHIIAISSDAGRKVFPGLGVYSASKFFVEATLQALRLETAGKGLRVTGVQPGNTQTDLLGMSSDQEAVKAYGMPSGAKILEPADVAGAIVFALKQPEHVAVNEVLIEPRDEPI; translated from the coding sequence ATGTCCGTGATTGATACATCGAAGGATCTCTGCGCTCTGTTCTCAACCCAGGTTGCACGCACTCCAAATGCCGTTGCCCTGGAGGATGAGGCAGAGACTTACACTTACAAACAGCTAGCTCACAAAGTCGATGAGCTAGCAGAACGACTCAGGAAGCACCACATAAAGCGAGACAGTCTGGTTGGCGTTCTTCTCCCGCGGAGTGCCGATTATGTCATCGCTTGTCTGGCCAGTCTGCAAGCCGGTGGAGCATTCCTGGTTCTGGAGCTCGCTTACCCGCCGGACTTGCTTGTGGACGTGCTTGAAGATGCCACCCCGGCAGTGATAATCACCAACAGCTCAGCCACTGGCAAGATCAAGGACGGCACACCGACTATTGTTCTTGATGAGGCAAGAGATCAGCCAAATGGCCTTTCAAATGGTGACCGAGCGACCAATGGCGACCACGACACGAATGGCACTCAGAACGAGAACGGCTACACAAATGGCCACACGACTGGAGTTGGCACAGACGAGAATGATCTCGAGAGGCTAGCCTTTGTGGCGTACTCTTCCGGGACCACGGGAAAGCCAAAAGGCATAGCGAATCCCCATCGTGCAGCTGTACTTTCCTACGATCTCAGATTCCGCGTCTCAGACTCTCAGCCCGGCGACCGCGTGGCTTGCAATGTCTTCTTCGTCTGGGAGATCCTTCGCCCACTCTTGAGAGGTGCGACTGTGATCGCAGTCCCCGACGAAGTGAGCTATGATCCCGTAGCTCTGGTAGATCTGCTTGCAACAAAGAAGACCACGGAGACCCTCATGACGCCGACTCTGCTTGCTGCTGTGCTTGCTCGATTTCCAGACATTGAATCGCGGCTGGCGGACCTCAGAACGCTGTGGCTCAACGgagaagtcgtgactgccgaTCTGGCGCGCAGAGCATCAAAAGCGCTGCCGAAGGTGCGACTTCTCAATGTGTACAGCGCTTGCGAGACGCACGAAATCGCTTGCGGAGATGTCAGGGAATTGCTGGACGATGAGGCCACCTACTGCCCAGTCGGGAGACCACTTGAGCCGGAATATGTACATGTGCTCGACGAGGAAGGGAACGAAGTGGAAGCCGGCACAAGTGGCGAGTTATACGTTGGCGGCGACCTTCTGGCACGAGGCTACCTGAACCGACCAGAGGTGACTGCTAGTGCGTTTCTGCCTGACCGATTCAACGAAAAGGATCCGGAAGCGCGGCTATACCGCACCGGGGATCTCGCAATTTTGCACTCCTCTGGCGTACTCGAGATCACGGGACGAACTGGCAGTATGATCAAGCTTCGCGGCTATTCTGTCGTCCCTGCCAAGGTCGAAGATACCATTACGAAGCACCTCAGCGTGAGACACTGTGCTGTGGTCTCTCACGGAGACGGCTTAGACCGCCAGTTGGTCGTATACTTCGTTCGAGATGACGAGATCTCTGGCAGACCACAAGTAGAGACCGACGACCATGGACACAGCCCAAGCGCGAGGAAAGTGGTGTCAGACTACTTGGCTCAGTACATGATTCCCACTCTTTGGGTGGAAATGGATGAGCTTCCTACAAACAGTGTGTCTGGCAAGGTAGACCTGAAGAGTCTCCCGCCACCGCCCATGCCATCAACCACAAACGGAACGAGCACACCGGAAGATCCCATCAGACTCAACGACATTGCTGAAGTATGGGCGGCCACGCTTGGCATCAGCCAGGCAACGCTAAAGCCAGAGCACAGCTTTTTCGACCTAGGTGGCCACAGTCTGTCGCTCGCCGCATTAGCATCCAAGCTCTCTCGACGCTTCGGTATCAGAGTACCAGTCGGACGACTTGCTGAGCCAGCTGACCTCCAAAGTCACCTTCTCACCGTGCGCGAAGTCCGAGACGGTACCATTGCAGCTGTACAATCAGATCTGCCTGCGGCACTGCGCAAAGACTCGTCGTTAGACCGTGATATTGAGCCGAATGGTGCCAAGATCTGTGCACTCAAAGATGCGAAGACGATTCTCCTCACTGGTGCCACGGGCTTCTTGGGCGCTTTCCTGCTGAACGAGCTTCTGGAGGGGACATCTGCGCAAATCACCTGTCTTGTACGCTCGCAGGAGCCCTCGGATGAAGATAAGCCAGGCTGCACCGCTAGGCTTCGCAAGAATCTGATCGATCTTGGTCTTTGGAGGGACTCGATTATGGAGCGTGTTGAGATTATTCCTGGAGATCTGCCTCGCAAGCGCCTTGGTCTTTCCACGGATGTGTTTGCAGACCTGGCTGGGCGTGTCCAGGTCATCGTGCATGCCGCAGCGCAAGTCAACCTCGTCTATCCATACGCCGCACTCCGAGGCAGCAACGTCGACGGCACTCGCGAGATCCTCCGACTCGCATGCCTTGGCGGCGCGACGGTACAGTACGTCTCCACCAACGGTGTTCTGCCGCCCTCAGAATCGGGCCACGGCTGGCCTGAAGATTCGATGCTCTACGTCGATGCCGTTCCAGAGAAAATTCCAGATGGCTACGGCCAAACAAAGTGGGCAGCAGAGCAACTCGTCCTCGAGGCTGGACGTCGTGGTCTCCCTGTTAGAATCCTGCGCGCAGGCACGATCAGCGGTCACAGCTCGAGTGGCTCAGCTAACGCCTGGGATCTTCTCACTGCTCTCTTCGTGGAATCGATTCATCTCGGCTTCTACCCAGACGTTCCAGGTTGGAGAGCGGAAATGACACCAGTCGATTTCGTCAGCAAGGCCATTGTCCATCTTGGCAACCAGACCCACGCAAAGCAACTCGTCTTCCACCTCGGCGACCCAGACCCAGTCGAGACCAAGACTGTCTTCCAGCACTTCACCGAACTAGGCTACCCTACCGAGCCCCTTGCCTTTGATGAGTGGGTCCAACTCTGGCACGACCGCCGCGGCACAGCCAAAGGAGGCGATGGCGCCTTCACAATTGACATCCTCCGCTCCGGCATGCCTTCCGTAAACTTCCTCCGCGACATCGTCGTCCTAAACAACGCCCAAACCCGCCCCTTCCGCGCCATCGTCGAGAGACCCAAGGTCGACGGCGTCCTCCTCGAAACCTACGCCCGCCACTGGTTCGCGCGAGGCTGGATGAACAAACCACCCTCACGACACACCGCCCTAGGCGGCTCCGCTTTGTCAGTGAAACGAAGCATCCTCTCCGGCCGCGTCGCTGTCATCACCGGCGCATCCTCTGGCATCGGCGCAGCAGTGGCAGTAGCCCTCGCGCAAGAAGGCTGCCACCTCGTCCTCGCCGCCCGCCGCACCGATGCCCTCGAATCTCTCAAGCGCCGCCTCGTAGTGCGTGAGGGCAAGGTAATAACAAAACGCACCGACGTCACCTCCAAAGCCGACGTCGACGACCTCTTCGCAACTACAGTCCGCGAGCTAGGACCTGTCGACATTCTCGTAAGTTGTGCTGGCGTCATGTACTTCACCACCATGGCCGCCGCCCACACGGACGAATGGAACACAACCGTCGACGTAAACTGCAAAGGCCTCCTACACTGCCTCGCCGCCACCGTGCCCGCCATGCTAGCCCGCTACACCACGCACTCCATCCCGTCCCACATCATCGCCATCTCCTCGGACGCAGGGCGCAAAGTGTTCCCAGGTTTGGGGGTCTACAGTGCCTCCAAGTTCTTCGTGGAAGCGACCCTGCAGGCGCTGAGGCTGGAGACGGCTGGTAAGGGGTTGAGGGTGACGGGCGTCCAGCCGGGGAATACGCAGACGGATTTGTTGGGAATGTCAAGTGATCAGGAGGCGGTGAAGGCTTATGGGATGCCGAGTGGGGCGAAGATTTTGGAGCCGGCGGATGTGGCGGGCGCGATTGTGTTTGCGTTGAAGCAGCCGGAGCATGTCGCGGTTAATGAGGTGTTGATTGAGCCAAGGGATGAGCCGATTTGA